A single genomic interval of Brevibacillus brevis harbors:
- a CDS encoding ABC transporter ATP-binding protein, which translates to MNALVDIKNVSTYFKSEQGVVKAVDALDLRVYEGETVCIVGESGCGKSAAAMSLMGLIPEAIGSIVSGEIWFAGRDLRKVSKEEMRKLRGNELAMIFQEPMSSLNPVLTIGEQIMEPIMEHQGISKKAAQARAVELIELVGIPRAKEIAKSYPHELSGGMLQRIMIAIAISCNPRLLIADEPTTALDVTIQAQILDLLRKIKEEAQTAILFITHDLGVVAEMADHVVVMYAGKVVEVSPVVELFEEPKHPYTQGLLRSKPVLNQRRAKLYSIPGQVPNPTTLGESCYFLDRCDQCLDICRVKQPPLRDGGDGRKVACWLYEEEIARGQ; encoded by the coding sequence ATGAATGCTCTAGTCGACATCAAAAATGTAAGTACCTACTTCAAGTCCGAACAAGGCGTGGTCAAAGCAGTCGATGCCCTCGATTTGCGCGTCTATGAAGGAGAGACCGTATGCATCGTAGGCGAGTCAGGCTGCGGCAAAAGCGCGGCAGCCATGTCATTGATGGGATTAATCCCAGAGGCGATAGGCAGTATCGTTTCGGGTGAGATATGGTTTGCAGGCCGTGATCTGCGAAAAGTCAGCAAAGAAGAAATGCGCAAGCTCCGCGGCAATGAGCTGGCAATGATTTTTCAGGAGCCGATGTCGTCACTCAATCCTGTATTGACCATCGGTGAGCAGATCATGGAGCCGATCATGGAGCACCAGGGCATAAGCAAAAAAGCAGCCCAAGCGCGAGCTGTTGAGCTGATCGAGCTAGTCGGAATCCCGCGGGCAAAAGAAATCGCCAAATCGTACCCTCATGAATTGAGTGGAGGCATGCTGCAACGCATTATGATTGCCATCGCAATATCCTGCAATCCCCGCCTGCTGATCGCTGATGAGCCGACGACAGCTTTGGATGTGACCATTCAGGCGCAAATTCTCGATCTGCTGCGCAAAATCAAGGAGGAAGCCCAAACTGCGATTCTTTTTATCACACATGATCTGGGTGTCGTTGCAGAAATGGCCGATCATGTCGTCGTGATGTACGCAGGAAAAGTGGTAGAGGTGTCTCCTGTCGTCGAGCTGTTCGAGGAGCCGAAGCACCCGTACACACAAGGCTTGCTTCGCTCCAAGCCTGTGTTGAACCAACGCAGAGCCAAGCTGTATTCCATCCCTGGTCAAGTACCGAATCCGACGACACTCGGCGAATCCTGCTATTTTCTTGACCGCTGTGATCAGTGCTTGGACATTTGCCGGGTGAAGCAGCCACCTTTGCGCGATGGGGGAGACGGCAGAAAGGTCGCGTGCTGGCTGTATGAGGAGGAGATCGCCCGTGGACAATAA
- the opp4C gene encoding oligopeptide ABC transporter permease, whose amino-acid sequence MASTVREVAEVTRPEQVALRSSLWHEAFLRLKKKRLAMVGLVFLLVMAVVCFIGPFFSPYASGKINTAMINKPPSFSHWLGTDSLGRDILTRLMQAGRISLTVGIASMVLSVSIGALLGALAGFYRGWVDQVIMRVADVLMTIPGLPLLFIMGAVLSEWKIPTDYRIYIVMVMLSLIGWPGLARMVRSQMLTLRESEFMQAAEVLGLRDRRKLFFHLLPNLTPLLIVVATLNVGGAILSESVLSYFGLGVVPPTPTWGNMMDAANTLIDFQKRPWLWVPPGIAIFATVISINLLGDGLRDALDPKQKR is encoded by the coding sequence ATGGCATCAACGGTAAGGGAAGTAGCGGAGGTGACGAGACCGGAGCAGGTAGCGTTGCGTTCTTCCTTGTGGCACGAGGCGTTTTTGCGACTGAAAAAGAAACGTCTGGCCATGGTTGGACTTGTGTTTTTACTCGTCATGGCAGTGGTATGTTTCATCGGTCCGTTTTTTTCTCCGTACGCATCCGGCAAGATTAATACGGCCATGATCAACAAGCCGCCAAGCTTCTCCCATTGGCTCGGGACGGACAGCTTGGGCAGAGACATTTTGACGCGGTTGATGCAAGCGGGCCGAATCTCATTGACAGTCGGCATCGCCTCTATGGTGCTCTCTGTATCTATTGGTGCCCTTCTCGGTGCACTGGCTGGCTTTTACCGCGGGTGGGTCGATCAAGTGATCATGCGCGTAGCAGATGTGCTCATGACCATTCCTGGTCTGCCGCTCTTGTTTATTATGGGCGCAGTCCTCTCCGAGTGGAAAATCCCGACCGACTACCGCATTTACATCGTCATGGTCATGCTGAGTCTGATCGGCTGGCCCGGCTTGGCGCGAATGGTCCGCAGCCAGATGCTCACCCTTCGTGAAAGTGAATTCATGCAAGCAGCAGAAGTACTCGGTCTGCGCGACAGACGCAAGCTATTCTTCCATTTACTGCCCAATCTGACACCGCTCTTGATAGTCGTTGCCACCTTGAACGTCGGTGGTGCGATTCTAAGTGAATCCGTCTTATCGTACTTCGGCCTCGGAGTCGTCCCGCCAACACCGACGTGGGGCAACATGATGGATGCAGCCAACACGTTGATCGATTTTCAGAAAAGACCGTGGCTGTGGGTTCCTCCTGGGATTGCTATTTTTGCTACCGTGATTTCGATTAATTTGTTGGGAGATGGACTGCGGGATGCTTTGGACCCGAAGCAGAAGCGTTGA
- a CDS encoding ABC transporter permease — protein sequence MTSYFLKRIFYMALTLFGASILIFFLYALTPGDFVDTSPKLTAERKLELKAMYGLDKPVVERYFIWMKNALQGDFGYSLQYQQPVMSLLNDYIWNSFLLAITSTFFTWLIAISIGVLSAARQHSWFDALVTIGVFAAMSLPVFFVGLLFIKLFAVDAKLFPAGGMMTIGSKETGLAYAWDVVQHMFLPVTVLTLLSVGTLTRYFRTNMLEVIQQDFVRTARAKGLKEKVVLHKHALRNALLPAITLLGFELPALFGGAIITEKIFNWPGVGQLYMQAFSVRDYPLLMGFTMFLAILTVIGNLSADLLYRVADPRVRLK from the coding sequence ATGACGTCCTACTTCCTAAAAAGGATATTTTACATGGCGTTGACGCTCTTCGGCGCATCCATTTTGATTTTTTTCCTGTATGCCCTAACGCCCGGTGATTTCGTCGATACGAGTCCCAAGCTGACAGCCGAACGAAAGCTGGAGCTAAAAGCGATGTACGGGCTGGATAAGCCTGTCGTCGAACGGTATTTTATCTGGATGAAAAACGCCCTCCAAGGCGATTTTGGTTATTCCCTGCAATACCAACAGCCGGTGATGTCTCTATTGAACGATTACATCTGGAATTCGTTTTTGCTGGCGATTACCTCCACCTTTTTTACGTGGCTGATCGCGATCTCAATCGGAGTTCTGTCTGCTGCAAGGCAACATTCCTGGTTCGATGCGCTTGTGACGATCGGTGTTTTTGCTGCGATGTCGCTGCCTGTCTTTTTCGTTGGACTACTGTTTATCAAGTTGTTTGCCGTTGATGCCAAGCTGTTTCCCGCAGGGGGCATGATGACGATCGGAAGCAAGGAAACAGGGCTCGCCTATGCGTGGGACGTGGTTCAGCACATGTTTTTGCCTGTGACAGTGCTGACTTTGCTGAGTGTGGGGACACTGACTCGCTATTTCCGCACGAACATGCTGGAGGTCATTCAACAAGACTTCGTGCGCACGGCCCGGGCAAAAGGACTGAAGGAAAAAGTCGTCCTGCACAAGCACGCGCTGCGTAACGCACTCCTGCCCGCCATTACACTACTAGGCTTTGAACTGCCGGCATTGTTCGGTGGGGCGATCATCACGGAAAAAATCTTTAACTGGCCCGGTGTCGGGCAGTTGTACATGCAGGCGTTTTCTGTACGGGACTACCCGCTCTTGATGGGTTTTACGATGTTCCTGGCGATTCTCACCGTCATCGGAAACTTATCTGCTGATTTGCTGTACAGAGTGGCTGACCCGCGGGTTCGGTTGAAATAG
- a CDS encoding ABC transporter substrate-binding protein, whose translation MKKRLSQIISTLLLGTLLVTGCSSEGSAPATSTQTATPSNETSAPAVSKVQDIKDGINLATDLSKLPEAAAKRTDTFIAGLTEPGGVFNPFFYHNGYDGNVSSAIFESLVDVDATGKPVPKLAAKWDVSPDQLTYTFHLRPNLKFSDGSPLTAEDVAFTLTILHDKTYDGETDIFVASIKGGREYKEGKANTIEGIKVIDPQTIQITTEKVNAKSLVLLGGQVLSKAYYGKEYKPGNLEYLRTLHGKPLGAGPYKFEAYIPGQEVRYLANEHYYAGKPQVEHFIYKTTEGDALQFIQTGEMDYNSFTVNSDNIEQLQELGYVNINLYTSSAYSYIKFNHSKPFFKDKRVRQAFIYGLDRQKILDLTYQGYAQVANVPISPVSWAYTEDVNPYAYNPEKAKQLLDEAGWKPGADGIREKDGQKLIVHYYTTKGKLGEVLIPIAKENYKELGIQFEAEMMDYNAVLARTEKGDHDLASFSTTMLIDPDDGVDAFSTKKGKSGFTGTNGYSNAKVDELLEAGLSTLDIEKRKAIYKDLYKELSDDPPYIFLGYRKILSAHNGKIKGLEPNPFTGISTSLPGIKIE comes from the coding sequence ATGAAAAAAAGGCTTTCGCAAATCATTTCAACTTTGCTGCTAGGGACGCTACTGGTCACAGGGTGCAGCTCCGAAGGCAGTGCGCCGGCTACCTCGACACAAACGGCGACTCCGTCGAACGAAACATCAGCACCTGCTGTCAGCAAGGTGCAAGACATAAAGGACGGCATCAATTTGGCTACGGATTTATCCAAGCTGCCGGAAGCAGCCGCCAAAAGGACCGATACATTCATTGCGGGGCTGACGGAGCCAGGCGGCGTGTTTAACCCGTTTTTTTACCACAACGGCTATGATGGCAACGTCTCCTCCGCGATCTTCGAATCACTGGTGGATGTCGATGCGACAGGGAAGCCAGTACCCAAGCTCGCAGCAAAATGGGACGTATCTCCTGACCAGCTCACGTATACGTTCCACCTGAGACCGAATCTGAAATTCAGTGATGGGTCACCGCTGACGGCAGAGGATGTAGCCTTTACACTGACGATTCTGCACGACAAAACGTACGATGGCGAGACGGACATTTTTGTAGCAAGTATCAAAGGTGGTCGTGAATACAAGGAAGGCAAAGCGAACACGATCGAAGGAATCAAGGTGATTGATCCACAGACAATCCAGATCACGACGGAGAAAGTGAACGCCAAATCTCTTGTCCTGTTAGGCGGGCAGGTACTCTCCAAAGCATACTACGGCAAGGAGTACAAACCAGGCAATCTGGAGTATCTCCGCACCTTGCACGGCAAGCCTCTGGGAGCTGGACCTTACAAATTCGAGGCGTACATTCCTGGTCAAGAAGTCCGCTATCTCGCAAACGAGCACTATTACGCGGGCAAGCCGCAAGTCGAGCACTTTATTTACAAGACGACAGAGGGCGACGCATTGCAGTTTATCCAGACAGGGGAAATGGATTACAACTCCTTTACCGTCAACTCGGATAACATTGAGCAGTTGCAAGAGCTGGGATATGTCAATATCAATCTGTACACATCCAGTGCCTATTCGTACATCAAGTTCAATCATTCCAAGCCATTTTTCAAAGACAAGCGCGTCCGCCAAGCCTTCATCTACGGACTGGATCGCCAAAAGATTCTGGACTTGACCTACCAAGGATACGCGCAAGTCGCCAATGTACCGATCAGTCCCGTTTCGTGGGCCTATACGGAGGATGTCAATCCGTACGCCTACAATCCGGAAAAGGCGAAGCAGCTCCTGGATGAAGCGGGCTGGAAGCCGGGCGCGGACGGCATCCGTGAAAAAGACGGACAGAAGCTGATCGTGCATTACTACACGACAAAAGGAAAACTGGGAGAGGTTCTGATCCCGATTGCCAAAGAAAACTACAAAGAGCTGGGCATCCAGTTTGAAGCAGAAATGATGGACTACAACGCCGTTTTGGCACGGACGGAAAAAGGCGATCATGACCTCGCTTCGTTCTCGACCACGATGCTGATCGATCCAGATGACGGTGTAGACGCCTTCTCGACGAAAAAGGGCAAGAGCGGATTTACCGGAACGAATGGCTACTCCAATGCCAAAGTAGACGAATTGCTGGAAGCAGGTCTATCTACACTGGACATCGAGAAGCGCAAAGCGATCTACAAAGACCTGTACAAAGAGCTGAGCGATGACCCACCGTACATCTTCCTCGGCTACCGCAAAATTTTGTCTGCGCACAACGGCAAGATCAAGGGCTTGGAGCCGAATCCGTTCACGGGCATTTCGACCAGCCTGCCTGGCATCAAAATCGAGTAA
- a CDS encoding phosphotransferase family protein: MDEKWTRLVQNINPSAKLLRAWELKGGISAQVTALEMETLEGMKKKVVVREHGQADLKRNPQIASDEFKLLQILKSAGLPTPTPYHLEASSDLFPTPCLVIEFIEGRTVTAPADLSSFLQQVATVLTRIHSVDASGLAQTYLPKQEEAITEKLHKRPAILDKSLDEGFIREVLESVWPLPQANAVSLLHGDFWPGNTMWKEEKLVAVIDWEDAAIGDPLSDLGNARLEILWAFGVEAMHVFTLHYQSASKTLDYTQLPYWDLCAALRPASSLSDWGLEKRVEETMRERHSLFVMQACEKLGIPYKRHATYESLE, translated from the coding sequence ATGGATGAGAAATGGACGCGCCTGGTACAAAACATAAACCCGTCAGCCAAGCTCCTTCGTGCATGGGAGCTAAAAGGCGGGATTTCTGCACAGGTCACCGCACTAGAAATGGAGACCCTTGAAGGCATGAAGAAAAAAGTAGTCGTCCGCGAGCACGGTCAGGCTGACCTCAAGCGAAATCCGCAGATCGCATCGGATGAATTCAAACTTTTGCAAATACTGAAGTCCGCTGGCTTGCCTACTCCAACGCCCTATCATCTCGAAGCATCCAGCGATCTGTTTCCCACGCCGTGCCTTGTCATCGAATTCATAGAAGGACGGACAGTCACTGCTCCAGCCGACTTGTCCAGCTTTTTACAGCAAGTAGCTACGGTGCTGACTCGCATCCATTCGGTAGACGCTTCTGGGCTGGCGCAAACTTATTTGCCGAAACAAGAAGAAGCGATAACGGAAAAGCTCCACAAAAGACCTGCGATCCTGGACAAATCATTGGATGAGGGATTCATTCGTGAAGTGCTGGAGTCCGTTTGGCCGCTGCCCCAAGCGAATGCAGTATCCCTTTTGCATGGTGATTTCTGGCCGGGAAATACGATGTGGAAGGAAGAAAAACTGGTTGCTGTCATCGATTGGGAGGACGCTGCCATCGGCGACCCCTTATCTGATCTCGGCAATGCCAGACTGGAGATTTTGTGGGCATTTGGAGTGGAGGCCATGCATGTTTTTACCCTTCACTATCAATCTGCCAGCAAGACACTCGATTATACCCAGCTTCCGTACTGGGATTTGTGTGCGGCACTACGACCAGCTTCGAGCCTATCTGATTGGGGATTGGAAAAAAGGGTAGAGGAAACCATGCGTGAGCGACATTCTCTATTCGTGATGCAGGCATGTGAAAAACTAGGCATCCCGTATAAAAGACATGCCACTTATGAAAGCCTCGAATAA
- a CDS encoding TetR/AcrR family transcriptional regulator has product MTDIKGIWQDETLEPNKRKLLDAALVEFSGKGYERGSTNQIVQNAGVSKGMLFHFFGNKKGLFLAIVDACIERFFACIQARMETAPQDFFARFLHVHQAKMALFAEEPAIYQMAVATFFDYPEECRAEIEDREAQFNARYLPLFLDQVDTSLIKAQFDPQKALHFLLSAVEALTQKYVRENYDANDKGFAHVQSFFAELESYMDMMKVGLYKHSDSGAQRGKNNG; this is encoded by the coding sequence GTGACGGACATAAAAGGAATCTGGCAAGACGAAACGCTGGAGCCGAACAAGCGAAAGCTGTTGGATGCGGCCCTTGTTGAATTTTCCGGGAAAGGCTACGAACGAGGCTCCACCAATCAAATCGTCCAGAACGCAGGCGTATCAAAGGGGATGCTGTTCCACTTTTTCGGGAATAAAAAGGGACTGTTTCTCGCGATTGTGGATGCTTGTATCGAACGTTTTTTTGCTTGTATACAGGCGCGAATGGAAACGGCGCCGCAAGATTTTTTTGCACGATTTCTCCATGTCCATCAAGCAAAAATGGCCCTTTTTGCCGAGGAACCGGCTATTTATCAAATGGCAGTTGCGACCTTTTTCGATTATCCCGAGGAATGTCGGGCTGAGATCGAAGACAGAGAGGCACAGTTCAATGCGCGATATCTTCCCTTATTTCTGGATCAAGTCGATACGTCATTGATCAAAGCGCAGTTCGATCCACAGAAGGCGCTGCATTTTTTGCTGTCGGCTGTAGAGGCATTGACGCAAAAGTACGTCCGCGAAAACTACGACGCCAACGATAAGGGCTTTGCACATGTCCAATCCTTTTTTGCGGAATTAGAATCGTACATGGACATGATGAAGGTAGGGCTGTACAAACACTCAGACAGTGGAGCACAAAGGGGAAAAAATAATGGATGA
- a CDS encoding VOC family protein, which translates to MSVQAITTFFMFHGQAEEAMKFYTSIFDRSEIKQVMHHENGQVLHATFTLKDQTFMCIDNTNGDYHAFTPAISLFVDCDTEEEVDRVFGQLSSDGQVLMPLGQYPFSEKFGWVQDRYGLSWQINLPKR; encoded by the coding sequence TTGTCAGTGCAAGCTATCACTACGTTTTTCATGTTCCACGGACAAGCGGAAGAAGCGATGAAGTTTTACACTTCTATTTTTGATCGCTCAGAAATCAAGCAGGTCATGCATCACGAGAATGGACAAGTCCTGCACGCTACCTTTACATTAAAAGACCAGACCTTCATGTGTATCGACAATACAAACGGTGACTATCATGCCTTTACTCCGGCGATTTCGTTGTTTGTGGACTGCGATACAGAGGAAGAGGTCGACCGGGTTTTTGGACAGCTTTCCTCGGATGGACAAGTACTCATGCCGCTTGGACAATATCCGTTCAGTGAAAAGTTCGGATGGGTTCAAGATCGTTACGGATTATCGTGGCAGATTAATTTGCCGAAAAGATGA
- a CDS encoding PLP-dependent aminotransferase family protein, whose product MKNKYEVVKDSIKEQLHNHTIKPGEKLPSIRNASERWSCSLNTAIRAYQELEKEHLIYSIPKSGYYAVLRPLQSASFPEERIDFTAASPDSEVMPFKDFQHCLNRAIELYEDQLFSYSDPQGFFSLRRALESHLAQSQVFASPSQICVVSGAQQALHLLASMPFPNGKSVVLVEQPTFHGMLRSLELLGVTVLGIQRTAAGIDMDELERHFRNNQIKFFYTVPRFHNPLGTSYTTEQKKQIAKLAQRYDVYIVEDDFLADMETSLKADPIYSYDQSGRVLYVKSFSKIMLPGLRLATVVLPPSVMETFRLFKASCDSSTAVLSQAALELYLNCGMYDHHAALVRERYRLRMETLAECCRRYLPPQLHAQIGTGGIFSRVLLPDELDAHDIIAALHQQNVRLMSTNQSYLPTFPRENGLRISIIQTDADKIERGIALLAETATGLLQKQRKEGQWRIIDWI is encoded by the coding sequence ATGAAGAATAAATACGAAGTGGTGAAAGACAGCATCAAAGAACAGCTTCACAACCATACAATCAAGCCAGGGGAGAAGCTGCCGTCGATTCGTAACGCATCCGAGCGCTGGTCGTGCAGTTTGAATACCGCGATACGGGCGTATCAAGAGCTGGAGAAGGAGCACTTGATTTATTCCATACCCAAAAGCGGTTATTACGCGGTCCTTCGCCCTCTTCAAAGTGCGAGTTTTCCAGAGGAGCGAATCGATTTTACCGCAGCCAGCCCCGACTCAGAAGTCATGCCATTCAAAGATTTCCAGCATTGTCTAAACCGCGCGATTGAATTGTATGAGGACCAGTTGTTCTCCTATTCGGATCCCCAGGGCTTTTTCTCCTTGCGCCGGGCATTGGAGAGCCATCTCGCCCAATCACAAGTGTTTGCATCCCCTTCGCAAATTTGCGTCGTTTCGGGAGCTCAGCAAGCGCTGCATCTGCTCGCCTCCATGCCGTTTCCAAATGGAAAGAGTGTAGTACTGGTCGAGCAGCCCACCTTTCACGGCATGCTGCGTTCACTCGAGCTGTTGGGAGTTACCGTTCTGGGCATCCAGCGGACTGCGGCAGGCATCGATATGGATGAGCTGGAGCGGCATTTCCGCAACAACCAAATCAAGTTTTTCTACACGGTTCCCCGGTTTCACAATCCGTTGGGGACAAGCTATACAACGGAGCAAAAGAAACAAATCGCCAAGCTGGCTCAGCGCTACGATGTATACATCGTCGAGGATGACTTTCTGGCGGACATGGAAACGAGTCTGAAGGCAGACCCGATCTACAGCTACGATCAATCAGGTCGAGTCCTGTACGTCAAAAGCTTTTCTAAGATCATGCTGCCCGGACTTCGATTGGCGACAGTCGTCCTGCCCCCTTCCGTGATGGAAACGTTCCGGTTATTTAAAGCATCGTGCGATTCCAGTACGGCTGTCTTGTCTCAGGCGGCTTTGGAGCTCTATTTGAATTGCGGGATGTACGACCATCATGCTGCCCTCGTGCGGGAACGTTATCGCTTGCGCATGGAGACGCTGGCCGAGTGCTGTCGGCGTTATCTTCCACCACAGCTTCACGCGCAAATCGGAACAGGCGGGATTTTTTCGAGAGTGCTGCTTCCCGATGAGTTGGACGCCCATGATATCATCGCCGCGCTACACCAGCAAAACGTGCGGCTTATGTCTACGAACCAGAGCTATTTACCTACCTTCCCGCGTGAAAACGGGTTGCGGATTAGTATTATCCAAACAGATGCTGATAAGATAGAGAGAGGGATCGCCCTGTTAGCAGAGACGGCTACTGGACTTTTGCAGAAGCAAAGAAAAGAGGGGCAGTGGCGGATCATTGATTGGATCTAG
- a CDS encoding GNAT family N-acetyltransferase: MEARHATLPYKISDEKALLDIERISNWLSTTYWASERSKEMIIKSIENSLCFGLYSEDGQVGFVRVVSDYATISWVCDVFVDPGHRGKGLSKSLMEVMVEHPDIRHTSMILGTRDAHGLYEQYGFTRREMMRRLVIEA; the protein is encoded by the coding sequence ATGGAAGCAAGACACGCGACACTGCCTTACAAAATCAGTGATGAGAAAGCATTACTCGATATCGAGCGCATCAGCAATTGGCTGTCGACAACGTACTGGGCGTCTGAACGCTCCAAGGAAATGATCATCAAAAGTATCGAAAATTCACTCTGCTTCGGCTTGTATAGTGAGGATGGACAGGTTGGGTTCGTCCGGGTCGTGAGTGATTACGCGACAATTTCCTGGGTGTGTGATGTCTTCGTCGATCCGGGGCATCGAGGCAAGGGATTGAGCAAATCGCTCATGGAAGTGATGGTGGAGCATCCAGACATCCGTCATACGAGCATGATACTCGGTACTCGGGATGCTCACGGCTTATACGAACAGTATGGTTTCACACGAAGAGAAATGATGCGGCGACTCGTTATTGAGGCTTAG
- a CDS encoding CapA family protein: protein MKIERWKHAVIVVAAAMLCVAMGTESVAVQASSEGEVQEQDSIQVAFVGDMILDKSVGNQIGRYGVDYPFQKTADFLKQADLTIGNLETPVSTRGRPEKKAYTYRAKPETLQGLVNAGFDVVNLANNHSLDYGMDALYDTMEHLKKAKIGYVGAGKNEGEAFAPYIQTIKGKRVAVIGISRVLPNERWYARKNKPGLAHAYSYEPMLSYVKKAVAESDITIAVMHWNLEYKDYPEEYAREMAKKLIDSGVDAIVGSHSHSIMGVEFYKKAPIYYSVGNFVFTTSRNPKGREAMMVHLTFTKDGSKSRVIPVKLTNGQPAPMDEKNKKRIFEKLNRISYGASISEKGDVSESKPQ, encoded by the coding sequence ATGAAGATTGAACGATGGAAGCACGCTGTAATTGTGGTGGCTGCTGCGATGCTCTGTGTTGCGATGGGAACGGAATCTGTCGCCGTCCAGGCGAGCAGCGAAGGGGAGGTGCAGGAACAGGATTCCATCCAGGTAGCGTTTGTCGGGGATATGATTTTGGATAAGAGCGTCGGGAATCAGATCGGGCGGTACGGCGTAGATTATCCGTTTCAAAAAACAGCAGATTTTCTCAAGCAGGCAGATTTGACGATTGGTAATCTGGAGACACCAGTCAGTACGCGGGGACGTCCGGAGAAAAAGGCATATACCTATCGTGCGAAGCCAGAGACGTTGCAGGGGCTCGTGAATGCGGGCTTTGACGTGGTCAACCTGGCGAATAATCATTCGCTGGATTACGGGATGGACGCGCTCTATGACACGATGGAGCACCTGAAAAAGGCGAAAATTGGTTACGTGGGGGCGGGGAAAAACGAAGGAGAAGCATTCGCACCCTACATCCAAACGATCAAGGGGAAACGCGTGGCAGTCATCGGGATCAGCCGTGTCCTTCCGAATGAGCGTTGGTATGCACGAAAAAATAAGCCAGGTCTAGCCCATGCCTACTCTTATGAGCCGATGCTGTCCTATGTAAAAAAGGCAGTGGCGGAGTCAGACATTACGATTGCAGTCATGCACTGGAATTTGGAATATAAGGACTACCCAGAAGAATATGCGCGTGAGATGGCGAAAAAGCTGATCGACAGCGGGGTGGATGCCATTGTCGGGTCGCACAGCCATTCGATCATGGGTGTCGAGTTTTATAAAAAGGCGCCGATCTACTACAGCGTAGGGAATTTTGTGTTTACTACCTCGCGCAATCCCAAAGGTCGCGAAGCCATGATGGTCCACCTGACGTTTACAAAAGACGGGAGCAAGAGCCGTGTGATCCCGGTGAAGCTCACGAACGGTCAGCCTGCTCCGATGGACGAGAAAAACAAAAAGAGGATCTTCGAAAAGCTCAACCGCATTTCCTATGGAGCGAGCATATCCGAAAAAGGGGACGTAAGCGAGTCTAAGCCTCAATAA